In Fusarium falciforme chromosome 9, complete sequence, the sequence AGGACATGTTGCTATGCTTTTACTTTGGAATCGTCAGTGCCTTGTTCTCTTCGTGTGAGTAACCACTGACAATTTCTAGATGTGGGAGGCCATGGCAAACCATGAAATGACGCTTGACCCCCAATTCCTCGAATCCCTTGCCCCCTATATCACCCCGATCCCAGAAGGCGCCACTGAGCAAGACCTGGATCGATCCCCTGGTATATACTCGCTAGGCCGGATGCCTAGGTGGCTCAGCAACCCTATAATGTACCATAAGCAGATATCTGAAGCTTACGATATGTACTATGCCCTTCTACCAACCCTCCGCAAGGCACTATCCACGGCACGCGCCGCCAGAGAGGTCCCAAACGCTCCCTTCGAAGCACGAAAGGCCCTCTCCAGGGTTCTAGTCCAGCACAGCATGATGACCGTCGTATGCGCCCTGCTGAACAAGGCCGCTCGCAGGGTCGACGACCGCGATGGGAAACTCCTCCCCCACATGACGGACTTTTGCAACGACGTAATAATGATGGCGAAACTATCAGTCGAGTTCAAACCGATTGCCTCGGCCACCATGCCCGAGACAATCATCGACGTCTGGGGCGTTATGGACCCTGGGCCAGAGAAGGATAGTCTTGAGGCGGCTCTATGGGAGTATTGCGGTCAGACCACGCCGAAGTGGTTGGCCAGAGCGGAGAAGCTGGCGTGGTGCATGGAGGAGCAATATCTATTGAGCTTGGAGGTGGCGAAATTGAAGATTTAATGATTGAATGACGGTCATGATACACGAAACGGCTACATTGGGAATTGGAGGAGTATGAGCGAGTATAAGACATCGCATGGCGTTTGCGGTGAGGATTAGGGATAGATAGAACTATGTAGACAACAACCAGAAGATACAAAATGTTTAGAATGATTCTTTGATTTAAGCAGACTTATTAGTATTGACGCCAATATTGTGTTGAAAACTGCCTTCTTGGCTACTGTTCCTAAAATTCGGGTTTGTGAGAAGTAAAGCCCCTGATTCCCCAAAGTGATGTCTTCACTCTCCCAAACTAATCTTCTCTCTATCCCACCCTTATTGCATCCCATTCTATCAAAAAGTGTCTATGAATCTAATAATATCCGTTTCCCATTTAAACcccttttatttctattgtTTGATCCGTTATGACAATCTACCCTTGACTTATTACCGCTCCCCGACCTCTTTCATGGGTTGGGTCTGTTCATTTTGTTGAAATTGAGCCCTTTGCTCCGGCCACCAACTCTTTCTCTGGCAATCAGAAAGCAGGTGTAACCATCATGAACAATGGTCATCCTGTTAATTCTTTCAGTCTCTTAGTCGGATCGCGCactcttggtcttcttgcttcgcagcttcatcatcaaaaAGACGAGAGCATAGGAAGAAATACAGAACAGAGCCGTGATTCCAGTCTGCCAACCAGTTAGTCACACAATCCATCACTCAAGAACAAGCTAACTTACGTCTCGCCAGCCGTAGTACTCCTCGCGAAGGTTGAAAGTCTTTGCATACTCCGCACCCGTGGAATACGCGCAGTAGTCACAGCTCCCAGTGGCGTTGGGACTTGCCACATATCCAGCATTAGCACTCAAAAAGTCTGCCACGTATTCACCACACGTCTGACCATCTGGCACGTTGAAGCTGGTAAACTCCTCAGGACGGCACTCGACCTTGACATCCCAGATGATGGGACCCATGAGACCGCCAAAGAGGTAGTGGAAAGGATCGAGGTAGTAGAGCCAGTACTTCCAGAACGGCTGCATGGCGTCGTAGGGGACTACAACTCCACAGAAGGATACCATTCCTGCGCCGATGAGGACGGGGTTCATGATTGCGGCGAAGTACTCGTTTGGTGCGTATGCTGCGATGGCCTGTCCGACGGAGGTGTACAGGAATTCGTAGACTAGACTGGTTAGTGATACTTTATACAGGCGAAAGAAGAAACATACAGATCATCTGGAGATAGACGTGGCCCGAGATTCTGGCCTCGACTGGAAAACCGGCGGTAAAGTACCAACAGGCAAAGTACAGAGTGGCACAGATGATCAAGTAAGGAATCTCGGCAACGGTCTGAGAACCGATAAAGGCGACCCAGTGGTAGGTTTTGGACTGTCTCACGTTAGAAAGGATAAGAAACAAGGGGGTAAACAACGTACCTTCTTCTCTCGCGTCTCAAACAAGTCTCTGTTGTGCAAGAAATACGGCTGCATTTGGTTGATACATCCAGGAGCAACAAAGATaaagttgaagatggcaaagAGTCGAAGTTGCAGGTCGAAAGTTCCGTCACCAATCATCCAGAACGTGAAGCCGCTGAAGAGGGCGGCAAAGATGTGAAGGTTGATCTTGTTCCACACATAATCCTACAACGAGTCAGTGCCGATCAACGGAAGGAATGTGTAAGTGATTTACCGGAGACCGCCAGAGCTGAATCATCTGTCGGTGGAGGACCGTCTTCCACTGGAACCACTTGGACGTGGCAAAGCTGGCGGTGTCCTCTTCCTGGTCCCGAGTGTTTGCGATGGCTTCCTGGTTCAACTTttcaagcttctcaagggCTTTCGTGCGCTCAGGAGATTGGTTCCAAACGTCAACCCAGTCAACGTCAACTTCGCTGTTGCCTTGGATCACCTCGACGATGTGCTCAGCCGGGTTCGCTCCTTCAGGGCAAGGAGCACCGTTTCTGTCAAAATAGTCGAGAAGAGTCTTGGAGTATTGACCAGCTGAACACGGTTAGTATAAGCAGGAAAGAGTGAGGAACTATACTTACTCTCGCCAAAGTAGGCCATCCGTCCACCCTTGGCCAGAAGCAACAGCGAGTCGAAAGCGTCAAAGAGAACGGCAGAAGGCTGGTGGATGGTGCACAGAACAGCTTGACCACCGTCGACGAGACGTCTCATGAAACGAACAATGTTGTAAGCGGACTGGCCATCGAGGCCCGACGTGGGCTCATCAAGGAAGAGCAATGTCGGCTTCGCAACTAGTTCGACACCGAGAGTAACACGCTTGCGCTGTTCAATGCTGAGGCCGGCACCGGGGGCTTGATGTGGTTAGTACTTGCTGCCATCAAGATGACCAGATAGAGATACTTACTTCCAATGAGAGCATCACAAATGTCCTCTAGCTCCAAAAGCTCAATGATGTGGTCGACGTAGGCAATCTTCTCCTTGTAGGGGATCTCCCTGGGTTGTCGCAGAACAGCCGAGAAAACCAGAGCTTCCTTGACTGTTGCGGTAGCCTCATGAACATCCATCTGTTCGCAGTATCCCGTCATTCTCTGAAAGGAGATTCCTTGAGGCTTTCCGTCGATGAGAATTGAGCCACGGATCTCACCAGCATCCTTGCGTTGAGCGAGAACATCGAGAAGTCTATACAGCCAAGTTAACCAGGTAGCCAATCAAGTAGTGATACAGGACACTCACGTCGTCTTTCCAGCACCTGAGCAACCCATCAAGGCAACAAGGTTTCCAGGCTGCACGTATCCAAAGACTTGAGTCAAAAGCTGCTTCTGCGCACCTTGGTATTGCACAAAGTAATCCAGGTTGTGCCACGAGAAAGTTGACTGTCGTGTAGCTTGAGTTGACAACTGAAGAGACTCGTTGTTTCGTCCGGCTTCCTTCTCAGGGTCAGAAATCTTCTTGGTTCGTGAACCTCTCTTGTAGAGCAGAACCGAAGACCCTCCGTGGCTGTTTCGTAGCTCGAATCCAAGTGCCGTGAGACCAATGAGGAAGAACCAGAAACCGATGATGATACCGAAGCCGCGCCAGATGTGGCCTACGGCATAGCTGTATTGCTGCTGCACGTATGTGACACCGTCGATCATACCAGAGTCGTCGCTGCCGAGAACGGTGCAGCCTCGGTACTCTTGGCTCTGGTTGTCGTAGCCGGGACCAAAGGGGATGTACTGAGGAGCGACACATTCTAGGCTGAGACCTTGGAACTCGTTTGTCATGAGGGATTCGAATGCGTAGGCACCTGGGTTGAGGTAAAAGATCCAGCGGAACCAAGGGTGCATCTTGCTGAATGGAATCAGATAACCTGTGTGTTGTTAGTATCTACCCAAACCCAAACACTTAATCAAATTTTTAACAAACCTCCATAAACAAAAAAGATTGTCGACAACAGTCCAGAGATGTAACTAGCCAGACCAAAGTGGTTAAACATGGCTCCCACAGCCCGGAACAGCTGAATAAAGCAAAGCGTCTCCGCATTAACCACAATCCAAAACGTGAAAAACTTTCCCGCATCAAGCTGCAGCGCACTCATAAAGTACAAAATAAGCGAGAAGCACGTAACCTGCAGCATGACGATGGGGATATCCGTGATGGCGTTGGCGATGCAGAAAGCCGTGGGTCTGTAGAAGCCGAACCGCTTGTGCCGCATCAGGATTGGCCGTCCCATGAAGGAGGCTGTTGTCTCGGACATGGACTCGAGGAGGAAGTAGAGGacggggaagaagagcacGCCGGGGCGGAGGAAGATGGATTCGCTGGTTAGGGGGAGGTTGTAGAAGAGACTGCCGCAGACGAGGGCTTGAATGATGGCCGAGATGACTTTGATGGAAAGGGAAAGGCGGTCTCCCATCATGATTTGCCATTGTCTTTGAATGTCAGTTAGCATCAGTGTGTGGTCAGGAGTAGCGGACGTACCGTTGAGTGCAGTTGATGACCTGCTCTCGAAGACCAGCAGTGTAAACACCCCTCTTACCAATCCTCCAACTTCTctgcctcttctccctctcaaCAGCCATCTTCAAATCCTCAACCTGATCATCCATATTCTCCGACCTCTGCACCAGCCTCGCCATAAGCTGACAAACCTCGCTCCTCTTGTACGCAGCCTCAAACTCCTCAGCTGTGGTCGGCACACGACCCTCAAAGCCGGGGGAAATCTCTCGCTCCGTCTTGACGGTGACCGAGGTGAGAAAGTCGGCGACGTTGGCGCCGCGGGGGCAGACGAAGCCCATTTCTTCAAAGTAGGACTTGGAGGCTGCGCGGAGGCCGTAGTAGATTACGCGGCCttcggcgaggacgaggacttTGTCAAAGGCGTCGAAGATGCCGTTGCCGGCCTGGTAGGTTGTCAGGACCACGGATTTGCCGTTTCGGTCGGCGTCGCGGCGGAGGGTCTCGACGAATTCGAGGGCGGTCTTGGAGTCGAGACCTCGAGTTGGTTGATCCCAGAACTGCAGGGGGCTCTATGTAGGTTGTCAGCACTTGATCTTATCGATGGGGTTGGGGACAAACCTGGCTGGCCATGACTTCGGCCAGGGagactctcttcctctctccaCCAGAAACACCGCGGATGAACTCGTTGCCAACCAAAGTCTTTTGCGTGTGCCCGATACCTAGAGAGTCAAGAATATGATTCCGCATATCTTGAACAAAGTggtgcttcttctccacatGCTCAGGCCTCTCTCGAGGAACCTTGTTTCGGAGAGCAAACTTCATGGTCTGGTTAACAGTGAGAGTCGGGAAGTGGATGTCATCTAGATTTCAAGTTAGCTGTGATCTTTCGCGGTGAATAAAGTTTCTGTACCTTCAGTATTGAAGACAATCTGTTGTCGGTACTTTTTCGCCTGGTTGTGATCCATGTTTCCGTACTTTGTGTGGCCGGTGACTTCTTGGAAGGCTTCTCGGTGATTGGAGAGCACGCGGAGGAGGGATGTACAACCCGAGCCAGGTCTACCAAGAACCAACAGCTAAAATCCATATTAGAGATATCCTTGACCGAATAAACAAATGCTTACCATTTCCCCTGGGTTGACTTGGCCAGACACCTCATTCAAGATGGTCTGCATGCCAGGTTAGTAACTGCGCACAACCAGCCGTTATACTGAAGCTGCCTACCCTCATTGGCCGATTGTTCCCCTTAAACAGACCTGCCAGCTGACGAGGATCAACTCTCGACCAAAGAGTCTCTCCCAATGCCTCATCAGGGGCCGTAACCCGAACAGTAACATCCTGGAAGGTCAAGGTCAGGCGCTTCTGGATATGATCCTTGCccctctcctcatcaacgttctcaacctcgacgtCAGTATCACTCGATGACCCAAAATGAGCATCCCTGTCGCGAACAAAGGATTCGTTCGGCGTCTCGGCAAGGGTGCCATTGTCGTTGGGAGTGTCGACCATCTTTGCGCGTCGAGTCAATTGCGTCAACAGAGGAGTCAGCTTGGTCAGATCCAGAGCCGCTCTTGAGCTTATTCGAAGCCTTAAATCAAATATTCTATTCTGTACAGGTCTTGGTATATATGATAGTGAAGCGCCGCGATTACCCAAAAAGTGTCTTACACGCGTATATCCGGACATCCGTAATTCCGCCACCTCCGTCGTTTAGAGTCAACAAGACCCATCAAGTCTCCAAAGCCGGCCAGTAAAGGAATGGGCCTCCCGGAGATAAGATGACAGGACGCAGCCTTTGTAAGGCGTGTCGCCATCTGACAAATCATTGAAATGAATCACCCCTTCAAGGTTCGGATTTCAGATCCGGCCGGTCCTTACTCCGAGAAAACCTCAGAGATAACCCAGATAAGGGGACCCATCTTGGTCCGCTTGTGGAATTAGAGAGCAAAGTTGAAGGCCTCAGTCGGGTCAAGGGATAAGAATGCCTCCATATTCATAGTGCCAAAGTCAATGTCCCAACCGACATCCGCCGCCGTAAAGTCAGCCTGTTCATCCGATCCTACGCCCATGGGAGAAGTCCCATTCACCTGGCCAGTGACGTCAAAGCCAAACGGCATCGAGGGAAACGTGAAAGCCGGCTCCTCCCCGGCAACGCTAGCTGGAGGCATGGCCGGGGAGCCTGGCAGGGTCGAGTGAAGGGGCTGCTGGGACTGAGATTGCCGCATATCCGGGTCCACTtggtccttgagctcgaaGCCGGCCGAGCGAACCATTTGCTCGATCGAGGCGATTGTCGTCGGTAGTTGACCCGCGTTAGCCCCTGCTTTGGTAATCATGGACCGGAGGCATCTCAAGCCGGAGTGGATCCAGGGGAGGTTGCGGTGAGCCGTCTTTTTCTCCTGCAGCATGTCAAATGCCAAGGCGTAGCACGCTCCCTCGATAAAGAAGCCGTGATATTTGATATCCTAGTATCAGTTAGAAGTGGATAAGAGGGTAGAGACAGTAATGCTTACATGGCAGAGCGTGTTGGTTGCGCAGGAGCTTGTGAGAAAGCCAATCGAGTTTCTAGCTGCCTCTAGGCAGTACTCGCAAGCATTGTCAAGCCAAGGCGGAGGCGCATGCAGGGTTTCGGCGGAGGTAGGATCGGAAGAGGATTTTTCTTGCTTGAGCTTCGCTCGCAAAATCAAGAACGGCCTGAACGTCAAAAGTAGAGTGTGGTGGTACACTGGACTTGGTTAGCGAAGGATAAGTAAATATTGTAGCAATTGCAACTTACTTGTAGACACCATAGCTTGACATACGCCAAGCTCTCCGCTTGTCGGGCTGACGAGGCCAAACTTCATGTCTTTGAGTTGCTTCTCCGCAAACCGGTGAAGTTCGCGTCGGATTTCGATTGCCGCATTCCACACGGGTAATAATGAATCATGTTTTGGACTGTAGATGCGTTTCACACACTTGTCCATGATTCGTGACAGGGTAACCAAGGATATTAGATGTTTTTGGTCCTTGGGAACGGGAATGGCTGGACCTGGATCTGGGATGGAACTAGGACGACCGACGACAAAGCATTGCCATCTATATCGGTCAGCGAGACTCCTCATCAAGTCATAGAGGTTTCACGTACGTTTCCCAGAAGAATAAACTCCAGAACATGACTCTCCTTTGGTCGGCATCCTCATTTGATTGTCCTGGGCACATCTC encodes:
- a CDS encoding Zn(2)-C6 fungal-type domain-containing protein — its product is MPGVAHVKRCDQCRQSKKKCDQVEPVCGRCERLGLRCGGAVVNRFKFIPEKFERTPNALVPRNNREKCEQMRSGLTIAQTPPSESMRVATGFVSILESHTISYDLNLLGIFFKTLPQRLDSSPALRTSVAALTNLYRSRRGQGDSTLALRHQGTAMKDIRAALQNPAEAHTPNTVLAIYVVMMSQYLLYEIDLPSVPHLQVMAYLLDDAMKKGWIKDFDKDMLLCFYFGIMWEAMANHEMTLDPQFLESLAPYITPIPEGATEQDLDRSPGIYSLGRMPRWLSNPIMYHKQISEAYDMYYALLPTLRKALSTARAAREVPNAPFEARKALSRVLVQHSMMTVVCALLNKAARRVDDRDGKLLPHMTDFCNDVIMMAKLSVEFKPIASATMPETIIDVWGVMDPGPEKDSLEAALWEYCGQTTPKWLARAEKLAWCMEEQYLLSLEVAKLKI
- a CDS encoding Zn(2)-C6 fungal-type domain-containing protein; protein product: MNATKWRISKACQECRAKKIKCNGETPCQNCRLRSLGCVYREKARNRTRKVKPRTAAYESIMSHDAMAASPSLEPSDEGTNVPPTPVAEDAASVAPAASAFGSDRSINNNSVAAAHRASPSCYLQLYYGPSSNFALLNAIYHQIAGTSPSDPASRAGVEEAGPGLDLFSHRRLFFGDFADNKRPASLAEDYSAMLINPETAHRLLERYLLTYWHGLPVMSKDSYRRRLDVLFQPPGIFDYDAPETIIIMLAVGLGASMTGEEAIAEFLFQKAKQGAAKLDEVVNIQVVQIHLMMGHFQSERARPNSSFLHIGTAVRKAIAAGLHKDAEMCPGQSNEDADQRRVMFWSLFFWETWQCFVVGRPSSIPDPGPAIPVPKDQKHLISLVTLSRIMDKCVKRIYSPKHDSLLPVWNAAIEIRRELHRFAEKQLKDMKFGLVSPTSGELGVCQAMVSTMYHHTLLLTFRPFLILRAKLKQEKSSSDPTSAETLHAPPPWLDNACEYCLEAARNSIGFLTSSCATNTLCHDIKYHGFFIEGACYALAFDMLQEKKTAHRNLPWIHSGLRCLRSMITKAGANAGQLPTTIASIEQMVRSAGFELKDQVDPDMRQSQSQQPLHSTLPGSPAMPPASVAGEEPAFTFPSMPFGFDVTGQVNGTSPMGVGSDEQADFTAADVGWDIDFGTMNMEAFLSLDPTEAFNFAL